From the genome of Miscanthus floridulus cultivar M001 chromosome 10, ASM1932011v1, whole genome shotgun sequence, one region includes:
- the LOC136488479 gene encoding cytochrome P450 89A2-like: protein MEEMMQVLPVALAVFVLLAAAASLRSRRHCAGNTLRTVPVPATIEVRDPEAARRMIIDHADCFSDHPAVPFPVDLDAGHPKTSSINSAPYGPLWRVLRCNLTAGVLHPSRLAHLAPLQRDAVESLVADLMLAVAARGGRAGAGDGAAVIAVRDALYAAVFKVVARMCFGDGVGERDVRAMQRTLREFFHSGVDARHLATSRLARLLHWRQWRHLVGTRGRLAKVFVPAIAARRQLRRSNASGVRSYVDSLLDLRVPDNDDDEPSNDTVRRRALRDDEMVRLIWEFLGAGTETVVACVEWTLAHLVAHPGVQKKLHRELSGGDQRSFQDLPYLRAVILESLRLHPPVPFILRDVVGLPEIAAATEVGRAVTLPPPDGTPVRFVFMAEDIARDPKAWTDPEEFWPERFLDGGEGEDVSPTPGPKEIRMMPFGAGRRHCPGAGLAVIQAKCFVAALVREFEWTLPATGGGVDHTSTNALFFKVMALPLRACIVPRRS from the coding sequence ATGGAAGAAATGATGCAGGTGCTTCCGGTGGCCCTGGCCGTGTTtgtcctcctcgccgccgccgcttccctgCGCAGCCGCAGGCACTGCGCAGGCAACACGCTCCGCACCGTGCCAGTCCCGGCAACAATCGAGGTCAGAGACCCCGAGGCCGCCCGGCGCATGATCATCGACCACGCCGACTGCTTCTCCGACCACCCCGCCGTGCCCTTCCCCGTGGACCTCGACGCCGGGCACCCCAAAACCAGCAGCATCAACAGCGCGCCCTACGGCCCGCTCTGGCGCGTGCTCCGGTgcaacctcaccgccggcgtcctccACCCTTCGCGCCTCGCCCACCTCGCGCCGCTCCAGCGCGACGCCGTCGAGTCCCTCGTCGCGGACCTGATGCTCGCCGTCGCCGCACGGGGCGGCCGAGCAGGAGCGGGCGACGGCGCGGCGGTCATCGCCGTCCGCGACGCCCTGTACGCCGCTGTGTTCAAGGTGGTGGCGCGCATGTGCTTCGGCGACGGTGTCGGCGAGCGCGACGTTCGCGCCATGCAGCGCACGCTGCGCGAGTTCTTCCACTCCGGCGTGGACGCCAGGCACCTGGCGACCTCGAGGCTGGCGAGGCTGCTGCACTGGAGGCAGTGGCGACACCTGGTCGGCACGCGCGGCCGCCTGGCCAAGGTCTTCGTCCCCGCCATCGCGGCGCGGCGGCAGCTCCGGCGTAGCAACGCCAGCGGTGTCCGGTCGTACGTCGACTCGCTCCTCGACCTTCGCGTGcccgacaacgacgacgacgaaccaTCCAATGACACCGTCCGGCGGCGCGCGCTTAGGGACGACGAGATGGTGAGGCTCATCTGGGAGTTCCTGGGAGCAGGCACGGAGACGGTGGTGGCGTGCGTCGAGTGGACGCTCGCGCACCTCGTCGCGCATCCGGGGGTCCAGAAGAAGCTGCACCGTGAGCTCAGCGGCGGCGACCAGCGGAGCTTCCAAGACTTACCGTACCTACGGGCCGTCATCCTCGAGAGCCTGCGGCTGCACCCGCCGGTGCCATTCATCCTGCGTGACGTCGTCGGACTACCTGAGATCGCGGCGGCAACGGAGGTTGGGAGAGCAGTCACACTCCCGCCGCCAGATGGCACGCCGGTGCGCTTCGTGTTCATGGCAGAGGACATCGCGAGGGACCCCAAGGCGTGGACAGACCCCGAGGAGTTCTGGCCGGAGCGGTTCCTCGACGGCGGCGAAGGGGAGGACGTGAGCCCGACTCCAGGGCCCAAGGAGATCAGGATGATGCCGTTCGGAGCCGGGCGCAGGCATTGCCCTGGCGCCGGGCTTGCCGTGATTCAGGCCAAGTGCTTCGTGGCCGCACTCGTGCGCGAGTTTGAGTGGACGCTGCCGGCGACTGGCGGCGGCGTTGACCACACGTCCACCAACGCTTTGTTCTTCAAGGTGATGGCGTTGCCGCTTAGAGCGTGCATCGTGCCACGCCGGTCCTAG